One window of the Zea mays cultivar B73 chromosome 3, Zm-B73-REFERENCE-NAM-5.0, whole genome shotgun sequence genome contains the following:
- the LOC100281464 gene encoding 6-phosphofructokinase isoform X1, which produces MASSHIILPKEEEEEAAAAAVAEVGLGAAVEADHDHRPYQEQGPGKAALPFSATCVRISRDSYPNLRALRNASTMTLHDDDAAFVKLEEGDYGYVLDDVPHLTDYLPDLPTFPNPLQDHPAYSTVKQYFVNADDTVPEKVVVQKNSPRGVHFRRAGPRQRVYFESEEAKACIVTCGGLCPGLNTVIRELVCGLSHMYNVSNVFGIQNGYKGFYSSNYLPMTPKSVNDIHKRGGTVLGTSRGGHDTKKIVDNIQDRGINQVFIIGGDGTQKGAYEIYKEIRRRGLQVAVAGIPKTIDNDIAVIDKSFGFDTAVEEAQRAINAAHVEASSAENGIGLVKLMGRYSGFIAMYATLASRDVDCCLIPESPFYLEGEGGLFEYIDRRLKENNHTVIVVAEGAGQDLIAQSIPAADQQDASGNKLLLDVGLWLTHKIKDYCKSKKMEMTIKYIDPTYMIRAIPSNASDNVYCTLLAHSAIHGAMAGYSFTVGMVNGRHAYIPFHRVTSTRNKVRITDRMWARLLSSTNQPSFLSQKDIDAAREADKAANRMKSREDAKKQSTPVLANEGTDGVEAQLAAPILPQQPATDGPVPQPARPDVNNATAPDAGDQEEARTTGTDVAGGTLTQAEVKPTPGTNVSWPTTPPDTPERDVAPAPRTEHAQATEMELDVDTARPEGCTTPPPVQDSEGSDTQSADCRGSPMHGMQAGASVKRDDVAASKSRLFAFRSFTRDKKKVIKPAGAADTASPDSRKTEEAAAENKERRKRFWKR; this is translated from the exons ATGGCGTCGTCCCACATCATCCTGcccaaggaggaggaggaggaggcggctgCGGCAGCGGTGGCGGAGGTCGGGTTGGGAGCGGCGGTGGAGGCGGACCACGACCACCGGCCGTACCAGGAGCAGGGGCCCGGGAAGGCGGCGCTGCCGTTCTCGGCAACGTGCGTCCGGATCTCCCGCGACTCGTACCCGAACCTCCGCGCGCTGCGGAACGCGTCGACCATGACACTCCACGATGATGACGCCGCCTTCGTCAAGCTCGAGGAGGGCGACTACGGATACGTGCTCGACGACGTCCCGCACCTCACCGACTACCTCCCGGACCTCCCC ACTTTTCCTAATCCTCTGCAAGATCATCCTGCGTATTCAACTGTCAA GCAATATTTTGTCAATGCAGATGATACAGTCCCTGAAAAG GTAGTTGTTCAGAAGAACAGTCCACGAGGAGTTCACTTCCGTCGTGCTGGACCTCGTCAGAGG GTGTATTTTGAGTCAGAAGAAGCGAAAGCTTGCATTGTAACCTGTGGAGGCCTTTGCCCTGGGCTCAATACTGTCATCAGAGAGTTGGTTTGTGGCTTGTCCCACATGTACAACGTTAGCAATGTCTTCGGAATACAG AATGGGTACAAGGGGTTCTATTCGAGCAATTATCTTCCcatgacaccaaagagtgtgaatGATATCCACAAACGAGGTGGTACAGTTCTTGGAACATCACGAGGTGGCCATGATACCAAAAAGATTGTTGACAACATTCAAGATCGTGGAATTAATCAG GTGTTCATTATAGGAGGAGATGGAACTCAGAAGGGTGCATATGAGATTTACAAG GAAATCCGGAGACGTGGTCTACAAGTAGCTGTTGCTGGTATTCCCAAGACTATTGATAATGATATAGCG gtTATAGACAAGTCATTTGGTTTTGATACTGCTGTAGAAGAAGCCCAGCGTGCCATTAATGCAGCTCATGTGGAAGCTTCAAGTGCTGAAAATGGAATAGGTTTAGTGAAGCTTATGGGTCGCTATAGTG GATTTATTGCCATGTATGCTACTCTTGCAAGCAGAGATGTG GACTGCTGCTTGATTCCTGAGTCACCCTTTTATTTGGAAGGGGAGGGTGGACTATTTGAGTATATAGATAGGAGGTTGAAGGAGAACAATCACACGGTTATTGTTGTCGCGGAGGGAGCAGGACAGGATCTTATTGCTCAAAGTATACCTGCTGCAGATCAGCAAGATGCATCTGGAAATAAGCTGCTTCTTGATGTTGGTCTCTGGTTGACTCACAAGATTAAG GATTATTGCAAGAGCAAGAAGATGGAGATGACTATTAAATACATAG ATCCAACTTACATGATCCGTGCTATTCCAAGCAATGCATCAGACAATGTCTATTGCACCCTGCTCGCACATAGTGCCATTCATGGTGCAATGGCGGGATACAGCTTTACAGTCGGAATGGTTAATGGCAGGCATGCATATATACCATTTCAT AGGGTAACATCTACAAGGAACAAGGTGAGGATAACTGACAGGATGTGGGCGAGGCTGCTGTCTTCAACCAACCAACCGAGTTTCCTGAGCCAGAAGGACATCGACGCGGCCAGAGAAGCCGACAAGGCGGCCAACCGCATGAAGAGCAGAGAGGACGCGAAGAAGCAATCTACACCAGTGTTGGCAAATG AAGGCACCGACGGCGTCGAAGCGCAACTCGCCGCGCCGATACTCCCACAGCAGCCGGCAACCGATGGTCCTGTGCCACAACCTGCAAGACCCGACGTCAACAACGCGACGGCACCTGATGCAGGTGATCAGGAGGAAGCACGAACCACGGGGACCGACGTTGCAGGCGGAACCCTGACGCAGGCGGAGGTGAAGCCGACACCCGGAACAAACGTCTCGTGGCCCACGACACCACCTGATACGCCAGAGCGCGACGTGGCGCCGGCGCCTCGAACCGAGCACGCACAGGCGACCGAGATGGAACTGGACGTCGACACCGCGAGGCCCGAAGGCTGCACCACGCCGCCGCCGGTGCAGGACTCGGAGGGGTCCGACACGCAGAGCGCCGACTGCCGCGGGAGCCCCATGCATGGGATGCAGGCAGGCGCGAGCGTGAAGCGGGACGATGTGGCCGCCTCCAAGTCGAGGCTGTTCGCGTTCCGGTCCTTCACGCGGGACAAGAAGAAGGTGATCAAGCCCGCCGGGGCCGCAGACACGGCATCTCCAGATAGTCGCAAGACGGAGGAGGCGGCCGCGGAGAACAAGGAGAGGCGGAAGAGATTCTGGAAGCGATGA
- the LOC100281464 gene encoding 6-phosphofructokinase isoform 1 (isoform 1 is encoded by transcript variant 2) gives MASSHIILPKEEEEEAAAAAVAEVGLGAAVEADHDHRPYQEQGPGKAALPFSATCVRISRDSYPNLRALRNASTMTLHDDDAAFVKLEEGDYGYVLDDVPHLTDYLPDLPTFPNPLQDHPAYSTVKQYFVNADDTVPEKVVVQKNSPRGVHFRRAGPRQRVYFESEEAKACIVTCGGLCPGLNTVIRELVCGLSHMYNVSNVFGIQNGYKGFYSSNYLPMTPKSVNDIHKRGGTVLGTSRGGHDTKKIVDNIQDRGINQVFIIGGDGTQKGAYEIYKEIRRRGLQVAVAGIPKTIDNDIAVIDKSFGFDTAVEEAQRAINAAHVEASSAENGIGLVKLMGRYSGFIAMYATLASRDVDCCLIPESPFYLEGEGGLFEYIDRRLKENNHTVIVVAEGAGQDLIAQSIPAADQQDASGNKLLLDVGLWLTHKIKDYCKSKKMEMTIKYIDPTYMIRAIPSNASDNVYCTLLAHSAIHGAMAGYSFTVGMVNGRHAYIPFHRVTSTRNKVRITDRMWARLLSSTNQPSFLSQKDIDAAREADKAANRMKSREDAKKQSTPVLANGTDGVEAQLAAPILPQQPATDGPVPQPARPDVNNATAPDAGDQEEARTTGTDVAGGTLTQAEVKPTPGTNVSWPTTPPDTPERDVAPAPRTEHAQATEMELDVDTARPEGCTTPPPVQDSEGSDTQSADCRGSPMHGMQAGASVKRDDVAASKSRLFAFRSFTRDKKKVIKPAGAADTASPDSRKTEEAAAENKERRKRFWKR, from the exons ATGGCGTCGTCCCACATCATCCTGcccaaggaggaggaggaggaggcggctgCGGCAGCGGTGGCGGAGGTCGGGTTGGGAGCGGCGGTGGAGGCGGACCACGACCACCGGCCGTACCAGGAGCAGGGGCCCGGGAAGGCGGCGCTGCCGTTCTCGGCAACGTGCGTCCGGATCTCCCGCGACTCGTACCCGAACCTCCGCGCGCTGCGGAACGCGTCGACCATGACACTCCACGATGATGACGCCGCCTTCGTCAAGCTCGAGGAGGGCGACTACGGATACGTGCTCGACGACGTCCCGCACCTCACCGACTACCTCCCGGACCTCCCC ACTTTTCCTAATCCTCTGCAAGATCATCCTGCGTATTCAACTGTCAA GCAATATTTTGTCAATGCAGATGATACAGTCCCTGAAAAG GTAGTTGTTCAGAAGAACAGTCCACGAGGAGTTCACTTCCGTCGTGCTGGACCTCGTCAGAGG GTGTATTTTGAGTCAGAAGAAGCGAAAGCTTGCATTGTAACCTGTGGAGGCCTTTGCCCTGGGCTCAATACTGTCATCAGAGAGTTGGTTTGTGGCTTGTCCCACATGTACAACGTTAGCAATGTCTTCGGAATACAG AATGGGTACAAGGGGTTCTATTCGAGCAATTATCTTCCcatgacaccaaagagtgtgaatGATATCCACAAACGAGGTGGTACAGTTCTTGGAACATCACGAGGTGGCCATGATACCAAAAAGATTGTTGACAACATTCAAGATCGTGGAATTAATCAG GTGTTCATTATAGGAGGAGATGGAACTCAGAAGGGTGCATATGAGATTTACAAG GAAATCCGGAGACGTGGTCTACAAGTAGCTGTTGCTGGTATTCCCAAGACTATTGATAATGATATAGCG gtTATAGACAAGTCATTTGGTTTTGATACTGCTGTAGAAGAAGCCCAGCGTGCCATTAATGCAGCTCATGTGGAAGCTTCAAGTGCTGAAAATGGAATAGGTTTAGTGAAGCTTATGGGTCGCTATAGTG GATTTATTGCCATGTATGCTACTCTTGCAAGCAGAGATGTG GACTGCTGCTTGATTCCTGAGTCACCCTTTTATTTGGAAGGGGAGGGTGGACTATTTGAGTATATAGATAGGAGGTTGAAGGAGAACAATCACACGGTTATTGTTGTCGCGGAGGGAGCAGGACAGGATCTTATTGCTCAAAGTATACCTGCTGCAGATCAGCAAGATGCATCTGGAAATAAGCTGCTTCTTGATGTTGGTCTCTGGTTGACTCACAAGATTAAG GATTATTGCAAGAGCAAGAAGATGGAGATGACTATTAAATACATAG ATCCAACTTACATGATCCGTGCTATTCCAAGCAATGCATCAGACAATGTCTATTGCACCCTGCTCGCACATAGTGCCATTCATGGTGCAATGGCGGGATACAGCTTTACAGTCGGAATGGTTAATGGCAGGCATGCATATATACCATTTCAT AGGGTAACATCTACAAGGAACAAGGTGAGGATAACTGACAGGATGTGGGCGAGGCTGCTGTCTTCAACCAACCAACCGAGTTTCCTGAGCCAGAAGGACATCGACGCGGCCAGAGAAGCCGACAAGGCGGCCAACCGCATGAAGAGCAGAGAGGACGCGAAGAAGCAATCTACACCAGTGTTGGCAAATG GCACCGACGGCGTCGAAGCGCAACTCGCCGCGCCGATACTCCCACAGCAGCCGGCAACCGATGGTCCTGTGCCACAACCTGCAAGACCCGACGTCAACAACGCGACGGCACCTGATGCAGGTGATCAGGAGGAAGCACGAACCACGGGGACCGACGTTGCAGGCGGAACCCTGACGCAGGCGGAGGTGAAGCCGACACCCGGAACAAACGTCTCGTGGCCCACGACACCACCTGATACGCCAGAGCGCGACGTGGCGCCGGCGCCTCGAACCGAGCACGCACAGGCGACCGAGATGGAACTGGACGTCGACACCGCGAGGCCCGAAGGCTGCACCACGCCGCCGCCGGTGCAGGACTCGGAGGGGTCCGACACGCAGAGCGCCGACTGCCGCGGGAGCCCCATGCATGGGATGCAGGCAGGCGCGAGCGTGAAGCGGGACGATGTGGCCGCCTCCAAGTCGAGGCTGTTCGCGTTCCGGTCCTTCACGCGGGACAAGAAGAAGGTGATCAAGCCCGCCGGGGCCGCAGACACGGCATCTCCAGATAGTCGCAAGACGGAGGAGGCGGCCGCGGAGAACAAGGAGAGGCGGAAGAGATTCTGGAAGCGATGA
- the LOC100281464 gene encoding 6-phosphofructokinase isoform 2 (isoform 2 is encoded by transcript variant 1): MASSHIILPKEEEEEAAAAAVAEVGLGAAVEADHDHRPYQEQGPGKAALPFSATCVRISRDSYPNLRALRNASTMTLHDDDAAFVKLEEGDYGYVLDDVPHLTDYLPDLPTFPNPLQDHPAYSTVKQYFVNADDTVPEKVVVQKNSPRGVHFRRAGPRQRVYFESEEAKACIVTCGGLCPGLNTVIRELVCGLSHMYNVSNVFGIQNGYKGFYSSNYLPMTPKSVNDIHKRGGTVLGTSRGGHDTKKIVDNIQDRGINQVFIIGGDGTQKGAYEIYKEIRRRGLQVAVAGIPKTIDNDIAVIDKSFGFDTAVEEAQRAINAAHVEASSAENGIGLVKLMGRYSGFIAMYATLASRDVDCCLIPESPFYLEGEGGLFEYIDRRLKENNHTVIVVAEGAGQDLIAQSIPAADQQDASGNKLLLDVGLWLTHKIKDYCKSKKMEMTIKYIDPTYMIRAIPSNASDNVYCTLLAHSAIHGAMAGYSFTVGMVNGRHAYIPFHRVTSTRNKVRITDRMWARLLSSTNQPSFLSQKDIDAAREADKAANRMKSREDAKKQSTPVLANGEK; this comes from the exons ATGGCGTCGTCCCACATCATCCTGcccaaggaggaggaggaggaggcggctgCGGCAGCGGTGGCGGAGGTCGGGTTGGGAGCGGCGGTGGAGGCGGACCACGACCACCGGCCGTACCAGGAGCAGGGGCCCGGGAAGGCGGCGCTGCCGTTCTCGGCAACGTGCGTCCGGATCTCCCGCGACTCGTACCCGAACCTCCGCGCGCTGCGGAACGCGTCGACCATGACACTCCACGATGATGACGCCGCCTTCGTCAAGCTCGAGGAGGGCGACTACGGATACGTGCTCGACGACGTCCCGCACCTCACCGACTACCTCCCGGACCTCCCC ACTTTTCCTAATCCTCTGCAAGATCATCCTGCGTATTCAACTGTCAA GCAATATTTTGTCAATGCAGATGATACAGTCCCTGAAAAG GTAGTTGTTCAGAAGAACAGTCCACGAGGAGTTCACTTCCGTCGTGCTGGACCTCGTCAGAGG GTGTATTTTGAGTCAGAAGAAGCGAAAGCTTGCATTGTAACCTGTGGAGGCCTTTGCCCTGGGCTCAATACTGTCATCAGAGAGTTGGTTTGTGGCTTGTCCCACATGTACAACGTTAGCAATGTCTTCGGAATACAG AATGGGTACAAGGGGTTCTATTCGAGCAATTATCTTCCcatgacaccaaagagtgtgaatGATATCCACAAACGAGGTGGTACAGTTCTTGGAACATCACGAGGTGGCCATGATACCAAAAAGATTGTTGACAACATTCAAGATCGTGGAATTAATCAG GTGTTCATTATAGGAGGAGATGGAACTCAGAAGGGTGCATATGAGATTTACAAG GAAATCCGGAGACGTGGTCTACAAGTAGCTGTTGCTGGTATTCCCAAGACTATTGATAATGATATAGCG gtTATAGACAAGTCATTTGGTTTTGATACTGCTGTAGAAGAAGCCCAGCGTGCCATTAATGCAGCTCATGTGGAAGCTTCAAGTGCTGAAAATGGAATAGGTTTAGTGAAGCTTATGGGTCGCTATAGTG GATTTATTGCCATGTATGCTACTCTTGCAAGCAGAGATGTG GACTGCTGCTTGATTCCTGAGTCACCCTTTTATTTGGAAGGGGAGGGTGGACTATTTGAGTATATAGATAGGAGGTTGAAGGAGAACAATCACACGGTTATTGTTGTCGCGGAGGGAGCAGGACAGGATCTTATTGCTCAAAGTATACCTGCTGCAGATCAGCAAGATGCATCTGGAAATAAGCTGCTTCTTGATGTTGGTCTCTGGTTGACTCACAAGATTAAG GATTATTGCAAGAGCAAGAAGATGGAGATGACTATTAAATACATAG ATCCAACTTACATGATCCGTGCTATTCCAAGCAATGCATCAGACAATGTCTATTGCACCCTGCTCGCACATAGTGCCATTCATGGTGCAATGGCGGGATACAGCTTTACAGTCGGAATGGTTAATGGCAGGCATGCATATATACCATTTCAT AGGGTAACATCTACAAGGAACAAGGTGAGGATAACTGACAGGATGTGGGCGAGGCTGCTGTCTTCAACCAACCAACCGAGTTTCCTGAGCCAGAAGGACATCGACGCGGCCAGAGAAGCCGACAAGGCGGCCAACCGCATGAAGAGCAGAGAGGACGCGAAGAAGCAATCTACACCAGTGTTGGCAAATGGTGAGAAATAG